One genomic window of Punica granatum isolate Tunisia-2019 chromosome 1, ASM765513v2, whole genome shotgun sequence includes the following:
- the LOC116188055 gene encoding mitochondrial thiamine diphosphate carrier 2-like, which produces MEEPGQIKRALIEATAGAIAGGISRTVTSPLDVIKIRFQVQLEPTTSWALVQNNLYARSKYTGMLQATKNIFREEGLPGFWRGNVPALLMVVPYTSIQFTVLHKIKTVAAGSSKTEDHMQLSPYLSYISGALAGCAATVGSYPFDLLRTILASQGEPKVYPTMRSAFVDIVRTRGFRGLYAGLSPTLVEIVPYAGLQFGTYDTFKRWTMTWNHYRSSKMGQSTDDGLSSFQLFICGLAAGTCAKLVCHPLDVVKKRFQIEGLERHPKYGARVERSAYKNMFDAICRILQAEGWHGLYKGIVPSTVKAAPAGAVTFVTYEFASDWLESILT; this is translated from the exons atggaaGAGCCAGGACAGATAAAGCGAGCGCTCATCGAAGCCACGGCCGGGGCAATTGCTGGCGGCATTTCTCGGACAGTGACTTCGCCTCTTGATGTTATCAAGATTAGATTTCAG GTTCAACTGGAGCCCACGACGTCATGGGCTTTGGTTCAGAATAATTTATATGCAAGATCAAAATATACTGGAATGCTTCAGGCAACGAAGAATATATTTAGGGAAGAAGGTTTGCCG GGTTTCTGGCGAGGCAACGTCCCAGCTTTGCTTATGGTTGTGCCATATACATCTATACAGTTTACAGTCTTACACAAAATTAAAACTGTCGCAGCTGGTTCTTCCAAAACAG AGGACCATATGCAATTGAGTCCCTATTTGTCATATATAAGTGGGGCATTAGCAGGGTGTGCAGCTACTGTTGGATCATATCCGTTTGATCTACTACGGACGATATTAGCTTCTCAAGGTGAACCTAAG GTCTACCCCACAATGAGGTCTGCTTTTGTCGATATAGTCAGAACACGAGGTTTTCGAGGATTATATGCAGGATTATCCCCAACGCTTGTTGAGATTGTTCCTTATGCAGGCCTGCAGTTTGGTACATATGATACTTTTAAGCGCTGGACAATG ACATGGAACCACTATAGATCTTCAAAGATGGGCCAATCCACAGATGACGGGCTTTCGAGCTTTCAGCTTTTTATTTGCGGGTTAGCAGCTGGTACTTGCGCCAAACTTGTCTGTCATCCTCTAGATGTTGTGAAGAAAAGATTCCag ATCGAGGGTTTAGAGAGGCACCCTAAGTATGGTGCCCGGGTCGAGAGGAGCGCGTACAAGAACATGTTTGATGCCATATGCAGAATACTGCAGGCGGAGGGCTGGCACGGGCTTTACAAGGGCATAGTCCCGTCGACCGTGAAGGCAGCACCTGCTGGTGCGGTAACATTTGTGACCTATGAGTTCGCTTCGGATTGGTTAGAGTCTATTCTAACATGA